In Desulfonatronospira thiodismutans ASO3-1, a single window of DNA contains:
- a CDS encoding DUF2156 domain-containing protein produces MMQFYPIDLSLQDSYNRLLARTQQPVSDYSFTNVWGWSQEYGLEIAFDHELAWIRQDKPEQGFWAPVGDWNADWPRILDSFPRPARFIRVPEKLALIWKESLPGVEIHEAREHWDYLYSVPELKALKGNKWHKKKNLYNQFVKNNDYTYVSLDRKYIEFALGLQTEWCLWKECQESQTLEAENHVVVRVFNAWEELRGPFGAGIMVNGDMAAFTVAEALPDNTLLIHFEKGCPKYKGVYQAMNSLFLQNSAPDFEVVNREQDMGDPGLKKAKESYHPIGFLKKYTVVIH; encoded by the coding sequence ATGATGCAATTTTACCCCATAGATTTATCCCTGCAGGACAGTTACAACCGTCTGCTTGCCCGAACTCAGCAACCCGTTTCAGACTACAGCTTTACCAATGTCTGGGGCTGGTCCCAGGAATACGGCCTGGAAATAGCCTTTGACCACGAACTGGCCTGGATCAGACAGGACAAGCCCGAGCAGGGCTTCTGGGCACCGGTGGGCGACTGGAATGCAGACTGGCCCAGGATACTGGACAGCTTCCCCAGGCCGGCCCGATTTATACGGGTCCCGGAAAAACTGGCCCTTATCTGGAAGGAAAGCCTGCCAGGCGTAGAAATACATGAGGCCCGGGAACACTGGGACTATCTTTACTCCGTGCCGGAACTAAAGGCCCTGAAGGGCAACAAGTGGCACAAAAAAAAGAACCTGTACAACCAGTTTGTAAAAAACAACGACTATACCTACGTCTCACTGGACCGCAAGTACATTGAATTCGCCCTTGGACTTCAGACGGAGTGGTGTCTCTGGAAGGAATGCCAGGAATCCCAGACCCTGGAAGCTGAAAATCACGTCGTGGTCCGGGTCTTCAACGCCTGGGAAGAACTCCGGGGGCCTTTCGGGGCCGGGATCATGGTCAACGGTGACATGGCCGCCTTTACCGTGGCCGAGGCCCTGCCGGACAACACCCTGCTTATTCACTTCGAAAAGGGCTGCCCCAAATACAAGGGGGTGTATCAGGCCATGAACAGTCTGTTCCTGCAGAATTCGGCCCCGGACTTTGAAGTCGTCAACCGGGAGCAGGATATGGGCGACCCGGGTCTTAAAAAAGCCAAAGAATCCTACCACCCCATTGGGTTTCTGAAAAAATACACCGTGGTTATCCACTAA